In a genomic window of Cytobacillus sp. FSL H8-0458:
- the ilvB gene encoding acetolactate synthase large subunit gives MLQEAALTETKTETHPVTGADLLLKALEKENVEVIFGYPGGAVLPLYDKLYHSKILHVLPRHEQGGIHAAEGYARISGKPGVVIATSGPGATNIVTGLADAMMDSLPLIVFTGQVATGVIGSDAFQEADILGITTPITKYNYQVRSIEDIPRIVKEAFYIASTGRPGPVLIDIPKDIAAGVSDQPEKEMEVNLPGYQPTLKPNYLQIRKLTEAVSRSKKPVILAGAGVLHGRASKELKEYAEQQQIPVIHTLLGLGGFPANHPLFIGMAGMHGCYAANMGLTECDLLINIGARFDDRLTGNLQHFAPYATVAHIDIDPAEIGKNVPTSIPIVADAKEALEQLILQDGKPPAHKEWMETILRWQEEYPYYYDKESAQLKPQKVMEMLHSKTEGNAIVVTDVGQHQMWAAQYYRFNKADRWVTSGGLGTMGFGFPASIGAQLADPEACVLAICGDGGFQMSTQELAIIQELNLPVKIIIFNNMALGMVRQWQEIFYESRFSHSKIPVQPSFVKLAEAYGIKGYVIQSEAEAEELLGEVLHNREPVLIDFRVDPDENVYPMIAPGKGLHEMAGVKP, from the coding sequence ATGCTGCAGGAAGCTGCCTTAACAGAAACAAAAACGGAGACACATCCTGTCACCGGCGCTGATCTGTTATTAAAAGCCTTGGAGAAAGAAAATGTTGAAGTGATTTTTGGTTATCCTGGAGGAGCTGTTCTTCCACTTTACGACAAACTGTATCATTCAAAGATTCTTCATGTGCTGCCGCGTCATGAACAGGGAGGAATTCATGCTGCTGAAGGGTATGCCCGGATATCTGGAAAGCCGGGTGTTGTAATTGCCACTTCAGGACCAGGAGCCACTAATATTGTTACCGGTCTTGCAGACGCAATGATGGATTCACTTCCGTTAATTGTTTTTACAGGCCAGGTGGCAACAGGAGTCATTGGATCAGACGCTTTTCAGGAGGCAGATATTCTGGGGATAACCACTCCAATTACAAAATACAATTATCAGGTCCGCAGCATTGAAGATATACCGAGAATTGTTAAAGAAGCTTTTTATATAGCTTCAACCGGCAGGCCAGGACCAGTGCTGATCGATATTCCTAAAGACATCGCTGCGGGAGTTTCAGATCAGCCTGAGAAAGAAATGGAAGTGAATCTGCCGGGATATCAGCCGACATTAAAACCAAATTACCTGCAAATAAGGAAATTAACTGAAGCAGTCAGCAGATCGAAAAAGCCTGTTATCCTTGCTGGTGCCGGCGTGCTTCATGGAAGAGCATCCAAAGAGTTAAAAGAATACGCAGAGCAGCAGCAAATACCTGTTATCCACACACTTCTGGGCCTCGGCGGGTTTCCTGCAAATCATCCCTTATTCATCGGTATGGCGGGGATGCACGGCTGTTATGCAGCCAATATGGGACTCACCGAATGTGACTTGCTGATAAATATTGGAGCCCGTTTTGATGATAGATTAACGGGGAATTTACAGCATTTTGCACCATATGCAACAGTCGCCCATATTGATATTGACCCTGCTGAAATCGGCAAAAATGTTCCAACGTCCATTCCGATTGTGGCAGATGCAAAAGAAGCTCTTGAGCAGCTGATTCTGCAGGATGGAAAACCGCCGGCCCATAAAGAATGGATGGAAACCATCTTGAGGTGGCAGGAGGAATATCCATATTACTATGATAAAGAATCGGCACAGCTGAAACCCCAGAAAGTCATGGAAATGCTTCATTCGAAAACGGAAGGGAATGCCATCGTTGTAACAGATGTAGGACAGCATCAAATGTGGGCAGCCCAATATTATCGATTTAATAAAGCAGACAGATGGGTGACTTCAGGAGGGCTAGGAACAATGGGATTTGGTTTCCCGGCAAGCATCGGAGCTCAGCTGGCTGACCCGGAAGCATGCGTACTCGCTATTTGCGGTGATGGTGGATTCCAAATGTCAACACAGGAGCTTGCTATTATACAGGAACTGAATCTGCCGGTGAAAATTATTATTTTTAATAATATGGCCCTAGGCATGGTCCGGCAATGGCAGGAAATCTTTTATGAATCCCGTTTCTCTCACAGCAAAATCCCGGTACAGCCTTCTTTCGTAAAATTAGCAGAAGCCTACGGGATAAAAGGATATGTTATTCAATCTGAAGCAGAGGCTGAAGAGTTATTGGGTGAAGTGCTTCATAACCGTGAACCAGTGCTTATCGATTTCAGGGTGGATCCGGATGAAAATGTGTATCCGATGATTGCACCAGGAAAAGGACTTCATGAAATGGCAGGTGTCAAACCATGA
- the ilvN gene encoding acetolactate synthase small subunit: MKRIICLTVMNRPGVLNRITNLFSKRNFNIESISVGLSEHEGMSRITCVVHVEDSGASEQITKQLNKQIDVIKVTDITDQSIVARELALIKVQAVPYTRNEIYSLIEPFRASVIDVSKDSMTVQITGESDKVEAFIELIKPYGIKELARTGTTAFPRGTQRTSQQSKSYSIV; encoded by the coding sequence ATGAAACGAATCATATGCCTGACTGTGATGAATCGGCCAGGTGTTCTAAACAGAATTACTAATCTATTTTCCAAAAGAAACTTTAATATTGAAAGCATTTCAGTCGGCCTGTCCGAACATGAAGGGATGTCGCGAATCACTTGTGTGGTCCATGTTGAGGACTCCGGTGCCAGCGAACAAATTACGAAACAGCTGAACAAGCAAATCGATGTGATAAAAGTAACGGATATCACGGATCAGTCGATTGTCGCAAGAGAGCTTGCCCTTATTAAAGTTCAGGCAGTCCCGTATACAAGAAATGAGATTTACTCTTTAATTGAACCCTTCAGAGCTTCTGTGATAGATGTCAGCAAGGATAGCATGACCGTTCAGATTACAGGTGAATCTGATAAGGTAGAAGCATTTATTGAACTCATTAAACCATATGGAATCAAAGAGCTTGCCAGGACTGGAACAACGGCATTCCCTAGAGGAACACAGCGTACTTCCCAGCAGTCCAAGTCATACTCTATTGTTTAA
- the ilvC gene encoding ketol-acid reductoisomerase has product MAKMYYNGDANAAYLNGKKVAVIGYGSQGHAHALNMRDSGVEVVIGLRKGKSWEKAEEDGFRVYPVGEAAAQSDVVMILLPDELQPKVYKEEIEPNLSSQALMFAHGFNIHFNQIVPPKECDVLLVAPKGPGHLVRRTYEQDAGVPALFAVHQDVTGEAKELALAYAKAIGSLRAGALETTFKEETETDLFGEQAVLCGGLTSLVKAGFETLTEAGYQPELAYFECLHELKLIVDLMYEGGLEGMRYSISDTAQWGDFVSGPRVVDARVKEEMKAVLKDIQEGNFAKGWILENQANRPVFNAVNQRENEHPIEQVGRELRKMMPFVNSSKKKEVVVSGNN; this is encoded by the coding sequence ATGGCGAAAATGTATTATAACGGAGATGCAAATGCAGCGTATTTAAACGGAAAGAAGGTAGCGGTCATCGGATATGGATCCCAGGGACATGCACATGCGTTAAATATGAGAGACAGCGGGGTTGAGGTTGTCATCGGCCTGCGGAAAGGGAAGTCATGGGAAAAAGCAGAAGAAGACGGTTTCCGGGTATATCCGGTCGGTGAGGCAGCTGCGCAGTCTGATGTAGTGATGATCTTATTGCCGGATGAACTGCAGCCAAAAGTATACAAGGAAGAAATCGAACCTAATCTATCAAGCCAGGCATTAATGTTTGCCCATGGATTTAATATTCATTTTAATCAGATCGTGCCTCCTAAAGAGTGTGATGTACTGCTTGTAGCACCGAAAGGACCAGGCCATTTAGTCAGAAGAACATATGAACAGGATGCAGGTGTTCCAGCCCTGTTTGCAGTCCATCAGGACGTTACAGGGGAAGCAAAGGAACTGGCCCTTGCTTACGCTAAAGCCATTGGATCTCTTCGCGCAGGTGCCCTGGAAACGACTTTTAAAGAAGAAACCGAGACAGATTTGTTTGGCGAACAGGCAGTGCTGTGCGGAGGGCTGACTTCATTGGTGAAAGCAGGTTTTGAGACTCTGACAGAAGCAGGCTATCAGCCGGAACTGGCATACTTTGAATGCTTACATGAACTAAAACTCATTGTTGACCTTATGTATGAGGGCGGTCTTGAAGGAATGCGCTATTCCATCTCAGATACAGCTCAATGGGGAGATTTTGTCAGCGGCCCGCGTGTAGTTGACGCAAGAGTGAAAGAAGAAATGAAGGCAGTGCTGAAAGATATCCAGGAAGGGAATTTTGCAAAAGGATGGATTTTGGAGAATCAGGCAAATAGACCGGTATTCAATGCCGTAAATCAGAGAGAAAATGAGCATCCGATCGAGCAGGTGGGAAGAGAACTCCGCAAAATGATGCCGTTTGTAAATAGCAGCAAGAAGAAAGAAGTGGTCGTAAGTGGCAACAATTAA
- a CDS encoding 2-isopropylmalate synthase → MATIKIFDTTLRDGEQSAGVNLNFSEKLEIARQLERLNVDIIEAGFPAASKGDFASVQNIAQTIKNCSVTGLARAVISDIDAAWGALKDGAEPRIHTFLATSPIHRQYKLRKTKDEVVETAVDTVKYAASKFPIVQWSAEDASRTELPFLAEIIEKVIQAGARIINIPDTVGYTTPQEYGEIFQYLRNHVPSIDKVSLSAHCHDDLGMAIANSLSAIENGATQIEGTINGIGERAGNAALEELAVALYIRNDHYQASTRLNLQEISRTSSLISKLTGMVVPANKAIVGRNAFAHESGIHQDGVLKEKTTYEIISPDLVGFQSNSMVLGKHSGRHAFKNRLNELGLEVADEEANRLFTVFKDLADRKKEMTDDDLAAIVLEEKLSKEQRFYDLIGIQIQYGTNSVPTATVTLSGSNNEVIQEAGTGAGSIEALYNTLEKCLNGTASLLDYRIQSVGAGRDALAQVYVKLNYEGMETSGRGLAQDVLEASSKAYLNAVNRVIYMREKAQAVEAN, encoded by the coding sequence GTGGCAACAATTAAGATATTTGATACTACATTAAGAGATGGCGAGCAATCTGCCGGTGTAAACCTAAATTTTTCGGAAAAATTGGAAATCGCCAGGCAGCTGGAACGCTTGAACGTTGATATTATTGAGGCAGGCTTCCCTGCAGCTTCGAAAGGGGATTTTGCATCAGTACAGAATATTGCTCAGACGATTAAAAATTGCTCGGTCACAGGATTGGCAAGAGCAGTTATCTCTGATATAGATGCTGCATGGGGAGCTTTAAAGGATGGAGCTGAGCCAAGGATACATACATTCCTGGCAACCTCTCCAATACACAGGCAGTATAAGTTAAGGAAGACGAAGGATGAAGTGGTTGAAACAGCAGTGGACACTGTAAAATATGCTGCTTCCAAATTCCCGATCGTCCAATGGTCTGCAGAGGATGCTTCCAGGACAGAACTGCCTTTCCTTGCAGAGATCATTGAAAAGGTCATCCAGGCCGGTGCGAGAATCATCAATATACCGGATACAGTTGGATACACAACACCACAGGAGTACGGAGAAATTTTTCAATATTTAAGAAATCATGTTCCTTCTATTGATAAAGTATCCTTGTCAGCTCATTGCCATGATGACTTGGGAATGGCCATAGCGAATTCGCTGTCAGCTATAGAAAATGGAGCAACACAGATTGAGGGCACGATTAATGGAATTGGTGAAAGAGCCGGGAATGCAGCACTTGAGGAGCTGGCAGTAGCCCTATACATCCGGAATGATCATTATCAGGCTTCGACCCGTCTGAATCTTCAGGAAATCAGCAGAACGAGCAGTCTAATCAGCAAGCTGACAGGTATGGTGGTGCCAGCCAACAAAGCAATTGTTGGCAGGAATGCTTTTGCACATGAATCAGGAATACACCAGGATGGGGTATTGAAGGAAAAAACAACGTATGAAATTATTTCCCCTGACCTAGTCGGATTCCAATCCAATTCCATGGTGCTTGGAAAACATTCTGGACGACATGCATTTAAAAACCGCCTGAATGAACTGGGGCTTGAAGTAGCAGATGAAGAAGCAAACCGGCTTTTCACAGTTTTCAAAGATTTGGCTGACCGCAAAAAAGAGATGACAGACGACGACCTTGCAGCAATAGTACTTGAAGAGAAGCTCTCCAAGGAGCAGCGGTTCTATGATTTGATCGGAATCCAAATCCAGTATGGCACGAACTCTGTTCCAACAGCAACTGTTACACTGTCAGGATCAAACAACGAAGTAATCCAGGAAGCCGGTACTGGAGCAGGAAGCATTGAGGCGCTGTATAACACATTGGAAAAATGCCTGAATGGAACAGCTAGCCTTCTAGATTACCGTATCCAATCCGTAGGGGCCGGAAGAGACGCTTTAGCGCAGGTTTATGTAAAGCTGAACTATGAAGGAATGGAAACCAGCGGCCGCGGTTTGGCCCAGGATGTGCTCGAAGCTTCCTCGAAAGCTTACTTGAACGCTGTTAATAGAGTCATATATATGAGAGAGAAAGCGCAGGCGGTAGAGGCAAATTGA
- the leuB gene encoding 3-isopropylmalate dehydrogenase produces the protein MKKRIAVLPGDGIGKEVVKGAIEVLQAVGERFGHQFQFSYGKIGGSAIDAAGTPLPNETLELCKESDAVMLGAVGGPKWDRQPPHLRPEKGLLRIRKELNLYANLRPTQYYSSLSDTSPLKNEVIEGVDMLMVRELTGGLYFGKPSERTQQNGKDAVVDTLFYQKEEMRRVIKLAFELAGKRRAKVTSVDKANVLESSRMWREVAEDIAKQYPDVVLEHMLVDNAAMQMIKNPKRFDVVVTENMFGDILSDEASVLTGSLGMLPSASISENGPYLYEPIHGSAPDIQGKNAANPIAMILSAAMMLRLSFGMEEEAEAVENAVNQVLEAGYRTRDIVSFGKKVVTTSEMIEEVKATLLDNEAILNIMGAYA, from the coding sequence ATGAAAAAACGTATCGCGGTACTTCCAGGAGATGGGATCGGCAAAGAAGTGGTGAAGGGTGCAATTGAAGTCCTGCAGGCTGTTGGTGAACGGTTCGGACATCAATTCCAATTTTCATATGGTAAAATCGGCGGTTCTGCTATTGATGCAGCCGGAACACCGCTGCCTAATGAAACGCTGGAGCTTTGCAAAGAAAGCGATGCGGTCATGCTGGGAGCGGTTGGCGGGCCTAAATGGGACCGGCAGCCTCCCCACCTTCGTCCAGAAAAGGGTCTCTTAAGGATCCGCAAGGAATTAAATCTATATGCCAATTTGCGGCCAACTCAATATTATTCAAGCCTTTCGGATACCTCTCCATTAAAAAATGAAGTAATTGAAGGCGTGGATATGCTGATGGTCAGGGAATTAACCGGCGGACTTTATTTTGGAAAGCCAAGCGAAAGGACACAGCAAAACGGAAAAGATGCTGTCGTTGACACTCTGTTTTATCAAAAAGAAGAAATGCGCCGTGTCATTAAGCTGGCATTTGAACTTGCCGGAAAGCGGCGTGCTAAAGTGACTTCTGTTGATAAGGCTAATGTCCTGGAATCAAGCCGAATGTGGAGAGAAGTTGCAGAGGACATTGCAAAGCAATATCCAGATGTCGTTCTTGAACATATGCTTGTTGATAATGCAGCTATGCAAATGATTAAAAACCCGAAAAGGTTTGATGTTGTCGTAACAGAGAATATGTTCGGTGATATTCTGAGCGATGAAGCCTCTGTATTGACCGGTTCTTTAGGGATGCTTCCTTCTGCCAGCATTTCGGAAAACGGGCCTTACTTATACGAACCAATTCATGGTTCAGCACCAGATATTCAAGGGAAAAATGCAGCTAATCCAATTGCCATGATTTTATCAGCAGCGATGATGCTCCGTTTATCTTTCGGAATGGAAGAGGAAGCTGAAGCAGTTGAGAATGCTGTTAATCAAGTTCTTGAAGCCGGCTATCGCACGAGAGATATTGTTTCATTTGGAAAAAAGGTTGTCACTACTTCTGAAATGATTGAAGAGGTGAAGGCTACCCTTTTGGATAACGAGGCTATTCTTAATATCATGGGGGCTTATGCATAA
- the leuC gene encoding 3-isopropylmalate dehydratase large subunit: protein MGKSIIDKIWEKHVVHREEGKPDLMYIDLHLVHEVTSPQAFSGLRMKSRKVRRPDKTFATVDHNIPTDNRKVINDPVALNQMTTLEKNCLEFGIPLAGLDSPEQGIVHVIGPELGLTQPGMTIVCGDSHTSTHGAFGSIAFGIGTSEVEHVLATQTLWQSKPKTLKLEINGELKKGVTAKDVILYIIAKNGIGFGTGHIIEYCGETIAKMSMEERMTICNMSIEGGAKAGLVSPDETTFAYLQGRKYAPNGAGFADAVENWKELVSDPDAQYDKIIQIDAADIAPMVSWGTNPSMTSKVNEQIPKLADCKNELEQKSLSRALEYMGLQEGQKIEDIQIQHVFIGSCTNSRLEDLRQAAEMIRGKKVHPHVRALVVPGSQQVKKQAEADGLDLIFKQAGFEWRESGCSMCLSMNNDIVPNGEHCASTSNRNFEGRQGSGARTHLVSPLMAAAAAIYGHFVDVGALLSKETVH, encoded by the coding sequence ATGGGAAAATCAATAATAGATAAGATTTGGGAAAAGCATGTAGTCCACAGGGAAGAAGGAAAGCCTGATTTGATGTACATAGACCTCCACTTAGTGCATGAAGTTACATCCCCTCAGGCATTTTCCGGTTTAAGAATGAAAAGCAGAAAAGTTAGAAGGCCTGATAAAACATTTGCCACAGTTGATCACAATATTCCTACTGATAACCGAAAAGTCATCAATGATCCTGTTGCATTAAACCAAATGACCACTTTGGAAAAAAACTGTCTGGAATTCGGCATCCCTCTTGCCGGGCTGGATAGTCCTGAACAGGGTATAGTTCATGTGATCGGGCCGGAGCTGGGGCTGACTCAGCCAGGCATGACGATTGTTTGCGGGGACAGCCATACATCCACCCATGGAGCTTTTGGATCAATAGCCTTTGGCATCGGCACAAGTGAAGTTGAGCATGTCCTTGCTACCCAGACTTTATGGCAGAGCAAGCCTAAAACTTTAAAACTTGAGATAAACGGCGAGCTGAAAAAAGGTGTTACTGCAAAAGATGTCATCCTTTATATTATTGCCAAAAATGGAATCGGATTTGGTACGGGCCATATTATTGAATATTGCGGGGAGACGATTGCAAAAATGTCAATGGAAGAAAGAATGACGATTTGCAATATGTCCATTGAAGGAGGCGCAAAAGCGGGACTTGTTAGTCCAGATGAAACAACGTTTGCGTATCTTCAAGGACGTAAGTATGCGCCAAATGGAGCAGGATTTGCGGATGCGGTCGAGAATTGGAAGGAGCTTGTATCCGATCCTGATGCACAATACGATAAAATCATTCAAATTGATGCCGCAGATATTGCGCCCATGGTCAGCTGGGGCACAAATCCATCTATGACTTCCAAGGTGAATGAACAAATTCCAAAACTTGCAGATTGTAAAAACGAGCTTGAGCAAAAATCACTATCAAGAGCTTTAGAATATATGGGCCTGCAGGAAGGCCAAAAAATTGAAGATATTCAAATTCAGCATGTTTTTATCGGGTCCTGCACAAATTCCCGGCTGGAAGACCTAAGACAGGCAGCTGAAATGATTAGAGGGAAGAAGGTTCATCCTCATGTCCGTGCACTTGTTGTTCCAGGTTCACAGCAGGTCAAGAAGCAGGCGGAGGCAGATGGACTGGACCTTATTTTTAAGCAGGCTGGGTTTGAATGGAGGGAATCAGGCTGCAGCATGTGTTTGAGCATGAATAATGATATTGTGCCAAACGGCGAGCATTGTGCGTCGACATCAAACCGTAATTTTGAAGGACGACAGGGATCAGGGGCCAGAACACACCTTGTCAGCCCTTTAATGGCTGCAGCGGCAGCTATATACGGACATTTTGTGGACGTAGGTGCTTTGCTAAGTAAAGAGACTGTCCATTAA
- the leuD gene encoding 3-isopropylmalate dehydratase small subunit, giving the protein MSGFKTLHGKAAAMDRANVDTDQIIPKQFLKRIEKTGFGQYLFYDWRFTIEGLPNPEFELNKAENQGAAILIANENFGCGSSREHAPWALADYGFKVIIAPSFADIFHQNCLKNGLLPITLPAETVEYLLERAKNQPYDLKVDLQNGIIEDKYNFSASFTINEYWKKMLINGWDEIEITLQLESSISSFEEKRFTVQ; this is encoded by the coding sequence ATGAGCGGATTTAAAACACTTCATGGAAAAGCAGCTGCAATGGATAGAGCCAATGTGGATACTGATCAGATTATCCCCAAACAATTTCTAAAGAGAATTGAGAAAACGGGGTTTGGACAATATCTGTTTTATGATTGGAGATTTACGATAGAAGGGCTGCCTAACCCGGAGTTTGAGCTGAATAAGGCTGAAAATCAGGGTGCTGCCATCCTCATAGCAAATGAGAATTTCGGCTGCGGATCTTCAAGGGAGCATGCGCCATGGGCTTTAGCGGATTATGGCTTCAAAGTAATTATTGCGCCTTCGTTTGCCGATATCTTTCATCAAAATTGCTTAAAAAATGGGCTTTTGCCAATCACTCTGCCGGCTGAAACAGTCGAATATTTGCTCGAACGTGCCAAAAACCAGCCGTATGACCTAAAGGTTGATTTGCAAAATGGAATAATTGAAGATAAATATAATTTTTCAGCATCATTCACAATTAATGAATACTGGAAAAAAATGCTGATAAACGGATGGGATGAAATAGAGATTACCCTTCAATTGGAAAGCAGCATTTCAAGTTTTGAAGAAAAACGGTTTACGGTACAGTAG
- a CDS encoding tetratricopeptide repeat protein: MGKREQRKQNNKIILFPGLEKRLLEKGLESFQQKRYKESIRFFEEALEMEPENTDVHIGLVLAYYEAGALEKAKELANKMLQTGIGDYIQVMDLYLMILVQLHQYSEIAATIEVLLEEREIPKEKFEHFSRMLEFSRKMAASPSETEIEAPDPEEFNSRKLNLFSCQEQHEQMQIAAQLAEHNIRPYLEDIKAYLEAKDGSLFFKTMLLNVLSEHGYEKHVTIRKFDKSLRVNPVELPPVHQQPMLLKIVNKLENQLEQEDPVLFENTKSIAERHFFLLYPHEAPPENAASWAAAYHMLLNEYHGLNSSISKLGDIYDAPEEEIEEALAFIRKIEEISYPNI; this comes from the coding sequence ATGGGAAAGCGGGAACAGAGAAAACAAAACAATAAAATCATTCTATTTCCCGGCCTTGAGAAGCGACTGCTGGAAAAGGGGCTAGAGTCCTTTCAGCAGAAAAGGTATAAGGAATCGATCCGGTTCTTTGAAGAAGCACTGGAGATGGAGCCTGAGAATACGGATGTTCATATTGGGCTCGTTCTGGCATATTATGAAGCCGGAGCTTTGGAAAAGGCAAAAGAACTGGCTAATAAAATGCTCCAGACAGGCATAGGGGATTACATACAAGTAATGGATCTTTATTTAATGATCCTTGTGCAGCTGCATCAATACAGTGAGATTGCAGCAACGATCGAGGTTTTGCTTGAAGAAAGGGAGATCCCGAAGGAGAAATTTGAGCATTTTAGCAGAATGCTTGAGTTCAGCAGAAAAATGGCTGCTTCACCTTCTGAAACCGAGATCGAAGCACCCGATCCGGAGGAATTTAACAGCAGGAAGCTAAACCTGTTTTCCTGCCAGGAACAGCATGAACAAATGCAGATTGCTGCACAGCTGGCAGAACATAATATCAGGCCTTATCTAGAAGATATTAAAGCCTATTTGGAAGCGAAGGATGGAAGTCTTTTTTTTAAAACGATGCTGTTAAATGTACTTTCTGAGCATGGGTATGAAAAACATGTAACGATTCGGAAGTTTGATAAAAGCCTTCGGGTAAATCCTGTTGAACTGCCACCTGTTCATCAGCAGCCGATGCTGTTAAAAATAGTCAATAAACTGGAGAATCAGCTCGAGCAGGAAGACCCGGTACTATTTGAAAATACAAAGAGCATTGCAGAAAGGCACTTTTTCCTGCTTTATCCGCATGAAGCCCCGCCGGAGAATGCTGCGTCCTGGGCAGCGGCATACCATATGCTCTTAAATGAGTATCATGGCTTAAACAGTTCGATAAGCAAGCTGGGTGATATTTATGATGCTCCCGAAGAGGAAATAGAAGAGGCTCTTGCCTTTATAAGAAAGATAGAAGAAATTTCTTATCCCAATATTTAG
- the tig gene encoding trigger factor: MSAKFEKLEGNRGVLTIEVDAEKVTEGLDAAFKKVVKQVNVPGFRKGKMPRGMFEKRFGVESLYQDAVDYLLPEAYANAIDETGIEPVDRPEIDVEQIEKGKSLIFKATVTVKPEVKLGEYKGLEVKPLDTNVTDEDVNNELTSLQERQAELAVKEEGKAENGDTVVMDFEGFVDGEAFEGGKAENYSLELGSGQFIPGFEEQLIGTAAGESKDVEVSFPEEYHAAELAGKPATFKVTVHEIKTKQLPELDDEFAKDADEEVETLDALKEKIKTRLEESKKHEAEHHIRDTAVEAAAANAEMEIPAAMVDTEVNRMMQEFEQRLQMQGMNLELYFQFSGQDEAALREQMKEEAEKRVRVNLTLEAIAKAENIEVSDEEVTEELNKMAEMYNMSADQITQALGSLEGLKADLQIKKAVDFLVENSKTVA, encoded by the coding sequence ATGTCTGCTAAATTTGAAAAGTTAGAAGGGAACCGCGGGGTTCTTACAATTGAAGTAGATGCAGAGAAAGTAACCGAAGGTTTGGACGCTGCATTCAAAAAAGTAGTTAAGCAGGTAAATGTACCTGGATTCCGTAAAGGTAAAATGCCTCGCGGAATGTTTGAAAAGCGTTTCGGAGTTGAATCTTTATACCAGGATGCAGTGGATTATCTTCTTCCGGAAGCATATGCTAATGCAATTGATGAAACTGGCATTGAGCCTGTTGATCGCCCTGAAATCGATGTTGAGCAAATCGAAAAAGGAAAAAGCCTTATCTTCAAAGCTACAGTAACTGTTAAGCCTGAAGTAAAGCTTGGCGAATATAAAGGTCTTGAAGTTAAGCCGCTTGATACAAACGTTACAGATGAAGATGTTAACAATGAGTTAACTTCCCTTCAGGAAAGACAAGCTGAGCTAGCTGTTAAAGAAGAAGGAAAAGCAGAGAACGGCGATACAGTTGTTATGGACTTTGAAGGATTCGTTGATGGTGAAGCTTTCGAAGGCGGAAAAGCTGAGAACTACTCTTTAGAACTTGGTTCAGGACAATTCATCCCTGGATTTGAAGAGCAGCTGATTGGTACTGCTGCTGGAGAATCTAAGGATGTTGAAGTTTCTTTCCCAGAGGAATACCATGCGGCTGAGTTAGCTGGTAAGCCTGCAACTTTTAAAGTAACTGTACATGAAATCAAAACAAAACAGCTTCCTGAGCTGGATGATGAGTTTGCTAAAGATGCAGACGAAGAAGTGGAAACTTTGGATGCATTAAAAGAAAAAATTAAAACTCGCTTAGAAGAAAGCAAAAAGCATGAAGCTGAGCACCATATCCGCGACACTGCTGTTGAAGCAGCTGCTGCTAATGCAGAAATGGAAATCCCGGCTGCAATGGTTGATACTGAAGTTAACCGCATGATGCAGGAGTTCGAACAGCGTCTTCAAATGCAAGGTATGAACCTGGAACTATACTTCCAGTTCTCCGGACAGGATGAAGCTGCACTGCGCGAGCAAATGAAAGAGGAAGCTGAAAAGCGCGTCCGCGTTAACCTTACTCTTGAAGCAATCGCAAAAGCTGAAAACATCGAAGTAAGCGATGAAGAAGTTACAGAAGAACTTAACAAAATGGCAGAAATGTACAACATGTCTGCTGACCAGATCACACAAGCTCTTGGAAGCCTTGAAGGCCTAAAAGCAGATCTTCAAATTAAAAAAGCAGTAGATTTCCTTGTGGAAAATAGCAAGACTGTTGCATAA